The Myxococcales bacterium nucleotide sequence GGGCTATGTCGGCCGCGATGTCGAATCCATGATTCGAGATTTGGTGCAGCTTGCTGTGCAGATGGTTCGTGACGAGGAGCTTGAGGCTGTACGCACGCGCGCCCAGGAAAATGCCGAAGAACGTCTGGTGCGACTGATTGGGGGCGTAAACGCTCCTGGAAAAGCATCCGGCATGCCGACGGCCTTCGGTCCGTTTGCCGTCAGGCCTCCCGAGGCGCAACCGGCGCTATCCCAAGACCGTGCGGAGGAGATTCGAAAGAAACTGCGTGCAGGCGAGTACAATAACGCAAGCGTCAAGCTGGATGTGCCCGACCAGGGTGCCCTGCCCATGATGACGGTCATGGGAGGAGGGGGGCGTGACGACATGGAAATGAACTTGCGGGAGATGTTTAGCCAGTTGCCTGGATTCGGAGGCCGCACCAAAAAACGCGAGGTGCAGGTTCCTGATGCCCAAAAAATCTTAGAGACCGAAGAGGCGCAGAAGCTGGTCGAAATGGACAAAGTGCAACGCTTGGCGGTGGAACGCACGGAACAGACGGGAATCATATTTTTGGACGAAATCGATAAAATCGCAGGCCGGCAGTTGGCCGGAGGTCCGGATGTATCTCGTGAAGGTGTCCAGCGCGATTTGTTACCCGTGGTAGAAGGCTCCACCGTCAACACCAAATATGGCGCGGTGCGTACGGATCACATTTTGTTTGTGGCCGCGGGCGCTTTTCATGTCAGCAAAGTCTCGGATTTGATTCCCGAGCTTCAAGGGCGATTTCCCATTCGTGTGGAATTGGACTCCTTAGAAAAGCAGGACTTCGTCCGCATTCTCACCGAACCCAAAAACGCGCTCACTCGGCAGTACGAGGCGCTGTTGGGCACGGAGGGTATCGAGCTTTCATTTGCCACAGATGCCATCGAGTCCATTGCGCACTATGCCGCTCTGGCCAACCAACGTGCCGAGAACATCGGTGCGCGCCGCTTGCATGCTGTCATGGAAGCTTTGCTGGAGGAGTTATCGTTCACCGCGCCTGAACGTTCTGACAAGCGTTTCCACATCGACGCTCATCAGGTGAAGACCGTACTTGAACCGATCATGTCGGACGAGGATCTCGCGCGCTACATCCTGTAGTTGCATCAAGGGTCGCACGTGGCATCGCTACAAGAGGCGGCCGGCGCGTTACATTCAAGCGGCACAAGGCAGCATGACCATGTCTTACAGGAGTCTGAAAACCCCGATCCGAGATCGAAGGCGCTGCTGGGGCAACTTGCTTGGCACAAGTAGTGCTTTTGCTGAGAGGCGGTTTTACACAGCGTGCCATAGCCTGCCGGGTATCCCAAACACTTGAGCATTTCATTGATATGACAGGCGCAAGTATTTTCGGTAGTGCACTTTGCTTGAGCCTGCTCGATGCAGTTCGGCTCATTCCCGCCGTCTTTTCCGGCGTCTTTTCCGGCGTCGGGTAGACTTGCATCGGCTTGTACGCCGGCATCCACCTGCGGCAAGGTGCAGTGTTCTCCCTCAGGAGACGGCTCGCAGCCTGTGATCTGCCCGCCGCGGCAGTTGTGGTAACCGACGGGGCAACCGTTCTCGTCCACGCCCCCGCATGGACCCTGGGCGGGGTCCCGACGGTCCGTTTCGTCAATGAGCCCATCCCCGTCCTCATCGCCGCCGCCGCAGACTTCGTAAGGATCCTCCGGGCCGCCGTCGCGGTTGCCCTTGCCGGGAGTAGCGCACCCCAACAAGGACAGCACTGAAACCAAAATAAGCAACGAGCGCATGAGGGTTAAGCGTAGCGCATTACGCCTGGACGCGCATCTTCGCGCAAAAGGCGCGCTAAAATGCCACGTTGTCCATTTGCATTTTTGGCAACGCTGTAACCAGAGTCACCATGGGCAGCCCTTGCTCGGCTCGGTACTGCGCATAGTGGGTGAGCACACGCCGAACATAGCGATGGGTCTGCTCGAAAGGGATATGCTCCAAGAACACGTCGAGCGGCATGGAATCCGGATAAAGCGCCAGCCATTTGCGCACATTGTGGGGCCCGCCATTGTAGGCAGCAATGGCTAATGGGAGCACGCCGTCAAACCGCCGTAATAACGAAGCCAAGTACCACGCCGCAAATCGGATATTGGTATTCGGATCGAGCAAATCGGTGCTGACGAAGTCTTCTTGGCCCATCTTCTGTGCGATGAGAGCACCAGTGCGCGGCATGATTTGCATCAAGCCCATGGCGCCTGCATAGGAAACGATGCGCTTTTGGTACACACTTTCAACACGCATGACGGCAAGCAACAAGTTAGGGTCGAGGCCTTGCTCCTTGGCGATAGCACGAACGGCTTCCTGATGGGGCCTCGGCAATCCCGCAAGGCTCTGCCAGCCTGCCAAGCCGATTGCAGTGCCGAAGTCACCCAGCGCGACACATACGTTTGCGATTTTCTGGCGCTCTCGGAGACTGAGCTCTCGACGTTGATGGCGCACCTTGGGGCTCGGCAAGGGCATCCGGATCGCGCGCCCTTTGTAAACCGATGCCAGTCCAGCGCGAGGCGTCGTGCGTCCCGTGGCCGCGCGCCAGGCAAGATAGGTTTCATGCAATTCGTCGCTGGCCTCACTGTATTGGCCAAGTGCGACAAGGATCCAGGCACGCTTGAGCCAGGGATAGGCATCGCTGTATACGCCGGCAATATCGCGTAATCCAGGCCCTAGCTGTTTGAGAGTGGGGGAGGTCTCTTTTCGCGGAGGCGGCGGTACGTAGAAAGAGGCGTTGCTTAGCCATGGGGCGGTTTGGGAGCGGATCGATGTATGCGCGCCCGAGCGAGACGTCCCCTCCTGAAGTTGGCCAAGGCGGAGCTTCGACCACATGCGGTAGTAGGGCAACGTGCCCTTGTCCGTTTGCACAAGGTCTCTAAACGCGGCTTGCGCTTCCTCTAACTTGCCGAGCCGTTCAAGGGCGCGGGCGTAGTGATAGCGGGCGCCAATGCCGTATGTGCCATCAGTCAAAAGTGGGCTGAGCGCTTCGATGAGGAGATCATCGCCAACAACACCCGCAGCGAGCATGGCCACATCGAAACGAAATCCAGGAAGTACTCGGTGGCGGCTCTTCAAGATGGCGTTAAGGACGTCTTCCGCAGGGGTCTTTAGTGCCGCCTGCGCGGCGATAGTCATCACACCTTTGAGCTGTAGGAGACTGAGGCGCGCATAGCTGCGGCGTCGTAATATGCGCTCGATACGTGCGAGCGCCTCGGCCTTCGGATCTGGCGCTGGCTTGGTGAGGGTGCGGGAGCTCGATGGGGCTGAAGCGGAACCTAAAGCCGCTTGCGCGCGAACTAAAAGCGCGTGCGATTCGTTGCTCCCGCCATCCCGGCGTGCCAATCGGACTGCAAGTTCGAGTAGATCGAGCTCTGCGCGGCGGCTGAGAGATGCGCTGAGGAGTTGACCGATCTCTTCTCGGGCAAGCTCAAAGGGACCGCTGTCCACAAGCCGAGATGCGCGGGCCATCCTTTGAACGATGCTGTAGTTGCGCACCACCTGACCTTGAGATTGGAGTGCGGCTATCCGCTGCCGGGCCCGCTCGGCAGGGGGGCTTCCTGGATGCATCAAATCAATCGCGCGATATTCATTGAGCGCGCCTCTGAGGTCGTTCCAATGCTCTTTGGCAAGTCCAAGCTCGAACTTTAAGTATAAAGCTTCGGGAAGATTGGGATAATGCTTAAGTAGTTTGTCGAGAGCCAACGCTGCATGCTTGTCTTTACCCAACAACAAGCAGCGGACTTCGCCCACCCGGCTCTTGGCCACGATCGTCGTTTCAGGGCTCTTGAGGGCAAGCGCAAATGCTCGGCACGCCTCCTCTGGCATGCCTTCCTTCAAGAGCAGCTCCGCGCGCTCAAGTGCAAAACGATCCTTGATCTCGGGCAGCGTCCACTCCAAAACGCCAAGCTCAAGCCGCGCCAGGTTATACTCATGTTGCTGCTCATAAGCCCTGGCAGCGCTCAAGGCTCTCTCTGCCGCATCAAGTCGCGCATCAAAGCTAGCGCTCGTCGGTCCTTCTTGGCTGCCGGGGATGGCCGTGCACATCAACAGAGCCGCGCCTCCCGGCAGCTTAATGGGCGCTTCGGGCGCTATCGCGCAAAGAGGCGCTTGGGAAGGGTAGGCAGCTACGTGCCCCACAAGGCATAGGCAGCCTGCGGACCAGCATCCGATCCAGATGAGAAAACGCACCCTATTATAATGCAGGATTTGTGCGTAACGCGCAAAAATTCCCGTGTCATTGTACAATGCTTAAGACCGCGGAACTACATAAACCCTGGAATTTAAAGGAGTTTTCGCGGTTAGAGGGCCCGTCCCAGCGCGGCGCGGAGATCCCTATGCACATCGGCCACTGGGATGCGCGATGCCTCTTTGGCGCCTCTCGCCTTGAGTTCCACGGCGCCATCTGCTAGCGCCCGTGCGCCGACGGTCACCCTGAGTGGGATGCCCAGTAAGTCGGCGTCTTTAAATTTCACCCCGGGTCTCTCGTCCCGGTCATCGAGCAGCACGGTGATGCCCTCAGTTTTGAGTGCGGCATACAAAGTTTCCGAAGCCTCACGCACCGCCGGCTCAGTTCCTAGTCGACAGATGATGACTTCGTAGGGTGCAAGGCTGAGCGGCCAGATGATGCCGTGTTCATCGTGATGCTGCTCGACCGCGGCCGCCATCAGACGAGAGATGCCGATGCCGTAGCAACCCATGACCAGAGGTCTGTGCTTGCCAAGTTCATCGAGGAAGAGAGCGCCCATCTTTTCGCTATAATGCGTACCTAGCATGAAAATATGCCCGACCTCGATGCCGCGATACGCGGCAAGTGGAGCGCCGCAGGTGGGGCACGGGTCGTTGGCCTTGAGCTTCTGCGCTTCGGTGACTTCGGTGTTTGCAGCATAGTCGCAGGACTTACACGCTACGATCGCATCTTCGCCCGTGGCAGCGAGCACTTGAAACTCCGCGCTTCCCGAGCCACCCATACTGCCGCTGTCCGCGGTGACCACGCGGAAGTCGAGGCCCATGCGGGTGAAGATCTCATGATAGGCTGAGCGCATGCTTGCGTAGCTTTTCTCTGCACTCGCGTGATCAGGATCAAATGAATACGCATCTTTCATGAGAAACTCGCGTCCGCGTAACAGTCCTGCACGCGGCCGTGGTTCGTCGCGATACTTGGTCTGAATTTGGTAGAGGATAACCGGAAGCTGTTTGTAGCTACGGAGCTCACGCCGAGCCAAATCCGTGATCACTTCTTCGTGGGTGGGCGCTAGCACGTAAGGAGCACCGGTCCGGTCAGGAAAGCGAAGAAGGATGTCGCCAAACCCCTCGTAGCGGCCGGACTCCTGATAATAACTTGCCGGCACCAACCCCGGTAAGAGAAGCTCTTGGGCACCTGCGTTGTTCATTGCGTCGCGTACCAGGCGGCTGATACGTTCAAGTACCCGCAGTCCCAATGGCAGAAGCTCGTAAATGCCGGCGCCCACCATGCGGATATAACCTCCACGCAGCAACAAAATATGTGAGGGCGTTTGCGCGTCCTTAGGAGACTCTTTAAGTGTCGGAATGAATGCAGATGAGTAACGCATGAAGAAAGGCTATTTGCCGGGCTTGGGAATCTCAACACGAAAATTCTCAATCACTGGATTACAAAGAAGTTTGTTTGACATGCTGGCGAGTCTGGCTTGTATATCCGTCGTATCCGTCCCATCTATTTCAATCTCGATGAATTTCCCTATGCGGACGGAGCGAGCGTCCCGAAACCCGAGGCTCTCAAGCGCTCTTCTGACTGCATCGCCCTGGGGGTCCAATACGTCCGGCTTCAGGGATACAATAATGTGAGCTTTCATAAGTTGAGATTCTTTCTCAGCCGAGCGATGGGATCCTGCAGGTCTGGTTCAAACTCCTGGCCACAAATGCTGCTACATGCCTGCATGTATCGCCGTGATGCTTCGATACGCACTTCGTCCGGCAACACAGGGCTTTTCCCTTCGCCAGTAAATCCCTGCTCAGCAAGCCAGCGACGCACATATTCTTTATCGAAGGACTCGGGCGCTTGGCCTTGTTTAAGCCGTTCTTGGTAGCTTTCGCTAAACCAAAAGCGGGATGAGTCGGGGGTGTGAATTTCGTCAATCACCACGACGAAGCCATCCTGTGTCTTGCCAAACTCATACTTGGTGTCGACGAGTATGAGGCCTTTTTCGGCACACTTCTTTTGG carries:
- the hslU gene encoding ATP-dependent protease ATPase subunit HslU, giving the protein MSLEPRNFTPREIVGELDRYIIGQQRAKRAVAVALRNRWRRQQVPPDLRDEIAPKNIIMIGPTGVGKTEIARRLAKLARAPFIKVEASKFTEVGYVGRDVESMIRDLVQLAVQMVRDEELEAVRTRAQENAEERLVRLIGGVNAPGKASGMPTAFGPFAVRPPEAQPALSQDRAEEIRKKLRAGEYNNASVKLDVPDQGALPMMTVMGGGGRDDMEMNLREMFSQLPGFGGRTKKREVQVPDAQKILETEEAQKLVEMDKVQRLAVERTEQTGIIFLDEIDKIAGRQLAGGPDVSREGVQRDLLPVVEGSTVNTKYGAVRTDHILFVAAGAFHVSKVSDLIPELQGRFPIRVELDSLEKQDFVRILTEPKNALTRQYEALLGTEGIELSFATDAIESIAHYAALANQRAENIGARRLHAVMEALLEELSFTAPERSDKRFHIDAHQVKTVLEPIMSDEDLARYIL
- a CDS encoding transglycosylase SLT domain-containing protein; the protein is MRFLIWIGCWSAGCLCLVGHVAAYPSQAPLCAIAPEAPIKLPGGAALLMCTAIPGSQEGPTSASFDARLDAAERALSAARAYEQQHEYNLARLELGVLEWTLPEIKDRFALERAELLLKEGMPEEACRAFALALKSPETTIVAKSRVGEVRCLLLGKDKHAALALDKLLKHYPNLPEALYLKFELGLAKEHWNDLRGALNEYRAIDLMHPGSPPAERARQRIAALQSQGQVVRNYSIVQRMARASRLVDSGPFELAREEIGQLLSASLSRRAELDLLELAVRLARRDGGSNESHALLVRAQAALGSASAPSSSRTLTKPAPDPKAEALARIERILRRRSYARLSLLQLKGVMTIAAQAALKTPAEDVLNAILKSRHRVLPGFRFDVAMLAAGVVGDDLLIEALSPLLTDGTYGIGARYHYARALERLGKLEEAQAAFRDLVQTDKGTLPYYRMWSKLRLGQLQEGTSRSGAHTSIRSQTAPWLSNASFYVPPPPRKETSPTLKQLGPGLRDIAGVYSDAYPWLKRAWILVALGQYSEASDELHETYLAWRAATGRTTPRAGLASVYKGRAIRMPLPSPKVRHQRRELSLRERQKIANVCVALGDFGTAIGLAGWQSLAGLPRPHQEAVRAIAKEQGLDPNLLLAVMRVESVYQKRIVSYAGAMGLMQIMPRTGALIAQKMGQEDFVSTDLLDPNTNIRFAAWYLASLLRRFDGVLPLAIAAYNGGPHNVRKWLALYPDSMPLDVFLEHIPFEQTHRYVRRVLTHYAQYRAEQGLPMVTLVTALPKMQMDNVAF
- the proS gene encoding proline--tRNA ligase; its protein translation is MRYSSAFIPTLKESPKDAQTPSHILLLRGGYIRMVGAGIYELLPLGLRVLERISRLVRDAMNNAGAQELLLPGLVPASYYQESGRYEGFGDILLRFPDRTGAPYVLAPTHEEVITDLARRELRSYKQLPVILYQIQTKYRDEPRPRAGLLRGREFLMKDAYSFDPDHASAEKSYASMRSAYHEIFTRMGLDFRVVTADSGSMGGSGSAEFQVLAATGEDAIVACKSCDYAANTEVTEAQKLKANDPCPTCGAPLAAYRGIEVGHIFMLGTHYSEKMGALFLDELGKHRPLVMGCYGIGISRLMAAAVEQHHDEHGIIWPLSLAPYEVIICRLGTEPAVREASETLYAALKTEGITVLLDDRDERPGVKFKDADLLGIPLRVTVGARALADGAVELKARGAKEASRIPVADVHRDLRAALGRAL
- the purS gene encoding phosphoribosylformylglycinamidine synthase subunit PurS, producing MKAHIIVSLKPDVLDPQGDAVRRALESLGFRDARSVRIGKFIEIEIDGTDTTDIQARLASMSNKLLCNPVIENFRVEIPKPGK